CCTTTGACGAATTGTTCTCCAATGAGGTAGACCAGTTGGCTCAGGTCCGACAAAGCGCTGGTCAAAATGGTGTCCGGTGCCTGGTCGTACTGGTCGGTAATAGTGGCGATAGCCTTGGCACCTTTCTCTTGGGCCGCTTGGATCACCCCGGGAGAAGCAGCGTTGAGGTAATAGAAGACGATATCGGCACCGCTTTCCAGGTGAGCCAGGGCCGCCTCTTTGGCCTTAGCCGCATCTTCGAAGCTGCCCGTATACGTACTCAATACCTGAGCATCCGGATTAACATACAAGACCCCGGCTTTGTAACCTTCCAAGGAACGATAGGTAGGCGGGATTTCCATGCCACCGATACCGCTCACCACGTTGCTCTTGGTCATGAGCCCGGCTACCGCGCCGGCCAGGAAAGCCACTTGTTCGTCACACACTTCGAAGGTCGACAAGTTGGCGGCATTCTTGTTACCGTTGACCACGGAGAAATGCACATCAGGGAATTCCTGGGCCACGGCAAAAGCCGCATCGGAAAACTCGCCTCCATGACCGATGACCAGATCATAACCCTTGCTGGCATAATCCCGGAAAGCTTCTTCAA
This window of the Clostridia bacterium genome carries:
- a CDS encoding BMP family ABC transporter substrate-binding protein, whose product is MKTAKKMAAFVLLIAMMFTIAACGGNGSTGGNQSTGDAQPQEQAEKKIRVAMVFSGPVNDNSWNGSGYAGLKKIEEGLGVEIAFSDQVPVPEFEEAFRDYASKGYDLVIGHGGEFSDAAFAVAQEFPDVHFSVVNGNKNAANLSTFEVCDEQVAFLAGAVAGLMTKSNVVSGIGGMEIPPTYRSLEGYKAGVLYVNPDAQVLSTYTGSFEDAAKAKEAALAHLESGADIVFYYLNAASPGVIQAAQEKGAKAIATITDQYDQAPDTILTSALSDLSQLVYLIGEQFVKGSIKGQPYAIGVAHEDIVGLAPFRGQVPAEVEARIAEIKEELVKGNITVLP